A genomic window from Chitinophaga pollutisoli includes:
- a CDS encoding SDR family oxidoreductase: MPTVLILGAGSDMAVALARRYAAAGHTLQLAARNPGQLRSLEQDLRIRHRIAATVHAFDALDFDSHAAFYQSLPTPPDIVICVFGYLGSQEKGQADWKEASRILHTNFTGAVSILNIVAEDMASRGKGTIIGISSVAGDRGRMSNYLYGSAKAGFTAYLSGLRNRLWHSGAHVMTVEPGFVATQMTQHLKLPPLLTAQPDQVAADIFKAAENKKNVLYTKWFWKYIMLIIKNVPEPIFKKKKL; encoded by the coding sequence ATGCCTACTGTTCTCATTCTGGGCGCCGGATCCGATATGGCCGTAGCCCTTGCCCGCCGCTATGCCGCCGCCGGCCACACCCTGCAACTGGCAGCCCGTAACCCCGGCCAGCTGCGGTCCCTGGAACAAGACCTGCGCATCCGCCACCGGATCGCGGCTACCGTGCACGCTTTCGACGCGCTCGATTTTGATTCCCACGCCGCTTTCTATCAATCCCTCCCCACTCCGCCCGATATCGTCATCTGTGTTTTCGGTTACCTGGGCAGCCAGGAAAAAGGGCAGGCCGACTGGAAGGAAGCGTCCCGGATTTTGCATACTAACTTTACCGGCGCGGTTTCTATCTTAAATATCGTGGCGGAAGACATGGCTTCCCGCGGCAAAGGGACGATCATCGGCATCAGTTCCGTAGCCGGCGACCGCGGCCGGATGAGCAATTATCTCTACGGCAGCGCCAAGGCAGGTTTCACGGCGTATCTTTCCGGCCTGCGCAACCGCCTCTGGCATAGCGGCGCGCATGTAATGACGGTGGAGCCGGGTTTTGTGGCCACGCAGATGACCCAGCACCTGAAACTCCCGCCCTTGCTCACGGCGCAGCCCGACCAGGTGGCGGCTGATATTTTCAAAGCGGCGGAGAACAAAAAGAATGTGTTGTATACC